One stretch of Helicobacter jaachi DNA includes these proteins:
- a CDS encoding GGDEF domain-containing protein, with the protein MDLSGLDLDLGNNDFFGNLDVAGLESGDKKQDKPVSKAETPSTDTTQKLNSISKQAMEALEKDAILPLPENFEAYFEKTLSQEQDEHMREKIKAMVESANHDSRLIALEKTFNDNFAMLKSVLEHLLILCKQLSAMESNTDKRLAEISSITNPLGAQNAIKVLVNELKGFHKQFVTQADIISRAYRQMYEKSSIAKSGAMYDTTLGIHSKSFFTHALELECKNGKDFPRHCAVVVFSPSKELGAQLNEQNKLVTTFKNIARIVSKNIGTKDIVSYLGGGRFGMLLKNVQEDAAIALCEEVIKKCKATNIFIGDLELHLSIVMGGIVLDVNKTPESMLQEAKKMLDEAFSEGKSLKFASASSADSINTDDKLDGGDDFGSLDDFEIS; encoded by the coding sequence GTGGATTTAAGCGGCTTAGACTTAGACCTTGGGAATAATGATTTTTTTGGGAATCTCGATGTTGCAGGGCTTGAGAGTGGCGATAAGAAGCAAGATAAGCCAGTAAGCAAGGCAGAAACTCCCTCCACTGATACCACGCAAAAACTAAATTCCATTTCAAAACAGGCTATGGAGGCTCTTGAAAAAGATGCGATTTTGCCTCTGCCGGAAAATTTTGAAGCCTATTTTGAAAAAACGCTCTCACAAGAGCAAGATGAGCATATGCGCGAAAAAATTAAGGCTATGGTTGAGAGTGCTAATCACGATTCAAGGCTTATTGCGCTGGAAAAAACTTTTAATGATAATTTTGCCATGCTTAAATCTGTGCTAGAGCATTTGCTCATACTCTGCAAGCAGCTCTCTGCTATGGAGAGCAACACCGATAAACGTCTAGCAGAAATCTCCTCTATCACTAACCCGCTAGGGGCGCAAAATGCCATTAAGGTGCTGGTAAATGAGCTAAAAGGCTTTCATAAGCAGTTTGTCACGCAGGCTGATATTATCTCGCGCGCCTATCGCCAAATGTATGAAAAATCCTCCATAGCAAAGTCTGGGGCGATGTATGATACAACACTTGGTATTCATAGCAAATCATTTTTCACGCACGCGCTAGAGTTAGAATGCAAAAATGGTAAAGATTTCCCTAGACACTGCGCGGTGGTTGTTTTCTCGCCCTCAAAGGAGCTTGGTGCGCAACTCAATGAGCAAAATAAGCTTGTTACTACCTTTAAGAATATCGCTAGAATTGTGTCAAAAAATATTGGCACAAAGGACATTGTCTCATATTTGGGTGGAGGGCGCTTTGGTATGCTGCTCAAAAATGTGCAAGAAGATGCGGCTATCGCGCTTTGCGAAGAGGTAATCAAAAAATGCAAAGCGACTAATATTTTTATTGGCGATTTGGAGCTGCATTTAAGTATCGTAATGGGCGGCATTGTGCTAGATGTAAATAAAACGCCAGAATCTATGCTCCAAGAAGCAAAAAAAATGCTAGATGAAGCCTTTAGTGAGGGTAAATCGCTTAAATTTGCTAGCGCAAGCAGCGCAGATTCTATAAATACAGATGATAAACTCGATGGGGGAGATGATTTTGGCAGTCTTGACGATTTTGAAATATCCTAA
- the clpP gene encoding ATP-dependent Clp endopeptidase proteolytic subunit ClpP encodes MSSYIPYVIERTGRGERSYDIYSRLLKDRIILLSGEINDYVASSIVAQLLFLEAEDPEKDINFYINSPGGVITSAFSIYDTMNYIRSDISTICIGQAASAGAFLLSSGTKGKRFSLPNSRIMIHQPLGGAQGQATDIEIQAKEILRLKKTLNDIMAQNTGQNIKKITQDTERDFFMSADEAKAYGLVDEILTKSLK; translated from the coding sequence ATGAGCAGTTATATCCCTTATGTTATTGAGCGCACAGGGCGCGGGGAGCGCAGCTATGATATTTATTCGCGCCTTCTTAAAGACCGCATTATCCTCCTAAGCGGCGAAATTAATGATTATGTCGCCTCCTCCATTGTCGCACAGCTCCTATTTTTAGAAGCTGAAGACCCCGAAAAAGATATAAATTTTTATATCAATTCACCCGGTGGCGTGATTACAAGTGCTTTTAGCATTTATGATACGATGAATTATATCCGCTCAGATATTAGCACGATTTGCATAGGACAAGCCGCTTCTGCAGGAGCATTTTTACTAAGCTCTGGCACAAAAGGGAAGCGATTTTCCCTCCCTAATTCGCGCATTATGATACATCAACCACTTGGCGGCGCGCAAGGGCAGGCGACAGATATTGAAATACAAGCAAAAGAGATTTTGCGACTTAAAAAAACGCTCAATGACATTATGGCGCAAAACACAGGGCAAAATATTAAAAAAATCACGCAAGATACGGAGCGCGACTTTTTTATGAGTGCAGATGAGGCTAAGGCGTATGGGCTTGTTGATGAAATTCTTACTAAAAGTTTAAAATAA
- the tig gene encoding trigger factor encodes MNFTTQRTDNANALVKGSIALHKIEEKFDKAIKKIAKSVKLDGFRKGKVPAQVIKTRYKEQVEQEAEQEAIQDLLNSALKELGLEPNSLVGSPIISKFDKSNDKIELEIKLGITPQFEIENIESYVPEVKLKAISQAQIDERLEEIAKSRAPLVEITQDRALQKDDTANIDFVGFVDGVAFEGGKGENYNLLIGSNQFIPGFEDALIGMKKGEKRTIKVTFPADYQAQHLAGKEASFDVTLHKILHKDSVKIDDAFAQSIAGTESNLQSLKDMVKEQLEMEQKTELYNKELKEKLVEALLAHITFDLPQIIVEQEMDILFRNALSKLSREEFEKIKDNQDEAKKSRETHRDDAQKSVQITFIMDALAKKYNIVIQDNEVMQTIYYEAMMTGQDPRATLEHYQKNNLIPAIKMTMIEDRVLQYLLDTKFEQNKKSKPATESTQTTSSH; translated from the coding sequence ATGAATTTCACGACACAACGCACAGATAACGCTAATGCCCTAGTCAAAGGAAGCATTGCACTTCATAAAATTGAGGAGAAATTTGATAAAGCCATTAAAAAAATTGCAAAAAGTGTGAAGCTTGATGGGTTTAGAAAGGGCAAAGTGCCAGCGCAAGTGATTAAAACACGCTACAAAGAGCAGGTGGAGCAAGAAGCAGAACAGGAGGCTATACAAGACTTGCTCAATAGCGCGCTAAAAGAGCTTGGACTTGAGCCAAATAGCCTTGTGGGCAGCCCTATCATCTCCAAATTTGATAAATCAAATGACAAAATCGAACTTGAAATTAAGCTTGGCATTACGCCGCAATTTGAGATTGAAAATATAGAATCTTATGTGCCAGAAGTGAAGCTTAAAGCCATAAGTCAGGCTCAAATTGATGAGCGTTTGGAGGAAATTGCTAAAAGTCGTGCGCCATTAGTTGAAATAACGCAAGATAGGGCATTACAAAAAGATGATACAGCAAATATTGACTTTGTGGGCTTTGTCGATGGGGTAGCGTTTGAGGGAGGCAAGGGGGAGAATTATAACTTACTTATTGGCTCAAATCAGTTTATACCGGGCTTTGAGGACGCACTCATCGGTATGAAAAAGGGCGAAAAGCGCACTATTAAAGTTACTTTCCCTGCAGATTATCAAGCGCAGCATTTAGCGGGCAAAGAGGCGAGCTTTGATGTTACACTTCATAAGATTTTGCACAAAGATTCTGTAAAAATTGATGATGCCTTTGCTCAAAGCATTGCCGGCACAGAATCTAACCTCCAGTCGCTTAAAGATATGGTCAAAGAGCAGCTTGAAATGGAGCAAAAAACCGAGCTTTACAACAAAGAATTGAAAGAAAAGCTAGTGGAGGCGCTTTTAGCACATATCACTTTTGATTTGCCTCAAATTATTGTCGAGCAAGAAATGGATATTTTATTTAGAAACGCTCTAAGCAAACTAAGTAGGGAGGAATTTGAAAAAATAAAAGATAATCAAGATGAAGCCAAAAAAAGCCGCGAAACTCATCGCGATGACGCCCAAAAAAGCGTGCAAATTACCTTTATTATGGACGCATTGGCAAAAAAATATAATATTGTCATTCAGGATAATGAAGTTATGCAGACTATTTATTATGAAGCGATGATGACAGGACAGGACCCGCGCGCGACTTTGGAGCATTATCAAAAAAATAATCTTATCCCCGCCATTAAAATGACTATGATTGAAGATAGAGTGCTGCAATACTTGCTTGATACAAAATTTGAGCAAAATAAAAAGTCAAAGCCCGCTACAGAATCTACGCAAACTACATCATCTCATTAA
- the fliI gene encoding flagellar protein export ATPase FliI, producing the protein MSLSQIKQKLQDNINLSPSYGHLVKVMQNMLVANGVKPSVGDIVKILPQSSLLDSEQDTESTRLEYSLGMVIGIEGEHFFISPFSFVEGHKSGDKVQILHHGLQIPVGEALLGRVVNPLGEPIDDKGVLHTNHSTPLMRMPIGALKRGLIDEVFEVGVKSIDAILTCGKGQKMGIFAGSGVGKSTLMGMIVRGSNAPIKVIALIGERGREVPEFIYKNLNNDLTNTILVVATSDDSPLMRKYGAFSAMAIAEYFKSLGNDVLFIMDSVTRFAMAQREIGLALGEPPTSKGYPPSTLTLLPQLMERAGKEDGVGSITAFFTVLVEGDDLSDPIADQSRSILDGHIVLNRDLTDMGIYPPINILDSASRLINDIVTPEHLQAVRKFRRLYALIKENEVLIRIGAYQRGADEQLDEAIAKKPQMEAFLKQESTEKWDFQRSVNELLHIMNE; encoded by the coding sequence ATGTCATTATCCCAAATCAAGCAAAAACTTCAAGATAATATAAACCTTTCCCCCAGCTATGGGCATTTGGTGAAGGTTATGCAAAATATGCTTGTGGCTAATGGCGTAAAGCCCTCTGTGGGCGATATTGTGAAAATCTTGCCACAATCAAGCCTCCTAGATTCTGAACAAGATACAGAATCTACGCGGTTAGAATACAGCTTGGGTATGGTGATTGGCATTGAGGGAGAGCATTTTTTTATTAGCCCATTTTCCTTTGTGGAGGGACATAAATCAGGCGATAAAGTGCAGATATTACATCATGGATTGCAAATTCCAGTGGGCGAGGCATTGCTTGGGCGTGTGGTAAATCCTTTGGGAGAGCCTATTGATGATAAGGGCGTGTTGCATACAAATCACAGCACACCGCTTATGCGTATGCCTATAGGGGCGCTAAAGCGAGGGCTAATCGATGAGGTGTTTGAAGTAGGCGTGAAGTCCATTGATGCAATCCTCACATGTGGCAAGGGGCAGAAAATGGGCATTTTTGCTGGTTCAGGCGTGGGCAAATCAACGCTTATGGGTATGATAGTGCGTGGCTCAAATGCGCCAATTAAGGTAATCGCACTCATCGGCGAGCGTGGGCGCGAAGTACCTGAATTTATCTATAAAAATCTCAATAATGATTTGACTAATACCATTCTTGTCGTGGCTACTAGCGATGACTCTCCGCTTATGCGTAAATATGGAGCATTTAGCGCTATGGCGATTGCAGAGTATTTTAAATCTCTAGGCAATGATGTGCTTTTTATTATGGATTCTGTAACGCGCTTTGCTATGGCGCAAAGAGAAATCGGCTTAGCGCTAGGCGAGCCGCCAACTAGCAAGGGCTACCCTCCCTCGACACTCACACTTTTGCCCCAACTTATGGAGAGAGCGGGCAAAGAAGATGGTGTAGGCTCTATCACAGCGTTTTTTACTGTGCTTGTTGAGGGCGATGATTTAAGCGACCCAATTGCCGACCAAAGCCGCTCTATCCTTGATGGACATATTGTGCTTAATCGAGATTTGACTGATATGGGTATTTATCCACCTATTAATATTCTTGATTCCGCTTCAAGGCTTATTAATGATATTGTTACACCCGAGCATTTGCAGGCTGTGAGAAAATTCCGCCGATTATACGCGCTTATTAAAGAAAACGAGGTGCTTATCCGCATTGGTGCGTATCAAAGGGGTGCTGATGAGCAGCTAGATGAAGCCATTGCTAAAAAACCACAAATGGAGGCGTTTTTAAAACAAGAAAGCACAGAAAAATGGGACTTTCAACGCTCTGTGAATGAGCTGTTGCACATTATGAATGAGTGA
- a CDS encoding NifS family cysteine desulfurase, translating to MKRIYLDNNATTMLDPSILPLMEPFFCEKYGNPNSLHKFGTETHPAIQDALEKLYNGINADSNDDIIITGCATESNNWVLKGVYFDEIVRKGKRHIITTEVEHPAVGATCSFLETLGVEVTRLPINSQGNISAAQVKEAMRDDTALVSVMWANNETGLIFPIHEIGAICKERGVLFHTDAVQAIGKIPVDVMAAGVDFLSFSAHKFHGPKGIGALYIRKGVELTPLLHGGEHMRGRRSGTLNVPYIVAMGEAMRLANEFLDFELSMVKKLRDYLEDKLLEIPDVFVVGTRENRVPNTTLISVRGIEGEAMLWDLNKAGIAASTGSACASEDLEANPVMVAIGADKELAHTAIRISLSRFTTQQEIDYTIEIFNKAVKRLRNISSSYEV from the coding sequence ATGAAACGAATTTACCTTGATAATAACGCGACAACGATGCTAGACCCAAGCATTCTGCCGCTTATGGAGCCGTTTTTTTGCGAGAAATACGGCAATCCAAATAGCCTGCATAAGTTTGGCACGGAGACGCACCCTGCTATACAAGACGCTTTGGAGAAGCTATATAACGGCATAAATGCGGATAGCAACGATGATATTATCATCACAGGCTGTGCGACTGAATCGAATAACTGGGTGCTAAAAGGCGTGTATTTTGATGAGATTGTGCGTAAGGGCAAGAGGCACATTATTACCACTGAGGTCGAGCATCCAGCCGTTGGGGCGACTTGTAGCTTTTTAGAGACGCTTGGCGTGGAGGTGACAAGGCTGCCGATAAACTCGCAGGGTAATATAAGTGCCGCGCAAGTAAAGGAGGCTATGCGTGATGATACCGCACTTGTAAGCGTGATGTGGGCGAATAATGAGACTGGGCTAATTTTCCCCATTCATGAGATTGGCGCGATTTGCAAGGAGCGTGGCGTGCTTTTCCATACCGATGCGGTGCAAGCGATTGGCAAGATTCCCGTTGATGTGATGGCTGCGGGCGTGGATTTTTTGAGCTTTAGCGCGCATAAGTTTCACGGACCAAAGGGCATTGGCGCGCTGTATATTCGCAAGGGCGTAGAGCTTACTCCGCTGCTGCATGGTGGGGAGCATATGCGTGGGCGGCGTAGCGGGACGCTAAATGTGCCTTATATCGTGGCGATGGGCGAGGCTATGCGGCTAGCAAATGAGTTTTTGGACTTTGAGCTGTCTATGGTAAAGAAGCTGCGTGATTATTTGGAGGATAAACTGCTTGAGATTCCTGATGTGTTTGTCGTGGGGACGCGTGAAAATCGCGTGCCAAACACGACTTTGATTAGCGTGCGTGGGATTGAGGGCGAGGCGATGCTGTGGGATTTGAATAAGGCTGGCATTGCGGCGAGTACGGGCAGTGCGTGTGCGAGTGAGGATTTGGAGGCAAATCCTGTGATGGTGGCAATTGGCGCGGATAAGGAGCTAGCACACACAGCGATTAGAATCTCACTTAGCCGCTTTACCACGCAGCAAGAGATTGACTACACAATCGAGATTTTTAACAAAGCCGTGAAAAGACTAAGGAATATTTCAAGTTCGTATGAGGTTTAG
- a CDS encoding iron-sulfur cluster assembly scaffold protein NifU, translated as MAKNDLIGGALWDAYSKKVSERMDNPTHLGVLTQKDADAKNAKLIVADYGAESCGDAVRLYWLVDDNDVIIDAKFKSFGCGTAIASSDMMVELCLGKKVQDAVKITNLDVEHALRDDPNTPAVPGQKMHCSVMAYDVIKKAAGLYLGKSAEDFEDEIIVCECARVSLSTIKEVIRLNDLKSVEEITQYTKAGGFCKSCVRPGGHEKREYYLVDILADVRAEMEAETLKAKAAEAASGILAFKDMTTVQKVKLIDKTIDDNIRPMLMMDGGDMEILDIKDTSDGFTDVYIRYMGACNGCASAATGTLFAIESVLQERLDSHIRVLPI; from the coding sequence ATGGCAAAGAATGACTTAATCGGCGGGGCGTTATGGGACGCCTACTCAAAAAAAGTAAGTGAGCGAATGGATAATCCCACGCATTTGGGCGTCCTAACGCAAAAGGACGCAGACGCGAAAAATGCAAAGCTAATCGTGGCAGACTACGGCGCTGAGTCCTGCGGGGACGCTGTGCGGCTGTATTGGCTTGTCGATGATAACGATGTGATTATCGATGCGAAGTTTAAGAGTTTTGGCTGTGGCACGGCTATTGCGAGCAGCGATATGATGGTGGAACTCTGCCTTGGCAAAAAGGTGCAAGATGCCGTAAAAATCACAAATCTAGATGTGGAACACGCCCTGCGTGACGACCCTAATACGCCTGCAGTGCCTGGGCAGAAAATGCACTGCTCTGTGATGGCGTATGATGTCATTAAAAAGGCGGCAGGGCTGTATCTTGGCAAGAGTGCGGAGGATTTTGAGGACGAGATTATCGTGTGTGAGTGCGCGCGCGTGAGCCTTTCTACGATTAAGGAAGTGATACGGCTAAATGATTTGAAAAGCGTGGAGGAAATCACGCAATACACGAAGGCTGGCGGCTTTTGCAAAAGCTGCGTGCGTCCTGGCGGGCATGAGAAACGCGAGTATTACTTAGTGGATATTTTGGCTGATGTGCGCGCTGAAATGGAGGCTGAGACTTTGAAAGCAAAAGCTGCGGAAGCGGCTAGCGGCATTCTAGCGTTTAAGGATATGACGACCGTGCAGAAAGTGAAGCTAATCGATAAGACTATCGATGATAACATTCGCCCGATGCTGATGATGGATGGCGGCGATATGGAGATTTTGGATATTAAGGATACAAGCGATGGCTTTACTGATGTGTATATTCGCTACATGGGCGCGTGCAATGGCTGTGCGTCTGCTGCGACTGGCACGCTTTTTGCCATTGAATCTGTGCTGCAAGAGCGACTAGATTCTCACATTCGTGTTTTGCCGATATAA
- the glmS gene encoding glutamine--fructose-6-phosphate transaminase (isomerizing), whose translation MCGIVGYIGDKEKKQILLNGLKELEYRGYDSAGIAVLSQNELQTFRAVGKLENLASKCRDFTSNGFGVSIGHTRWATHGKPTEANAHPHIAAFSNVVHNGIIENYQEIKNTLESKGHTFLSQTDTEVIVHLFEEYTKQHKDCLSAFKATIADLKGAFAILLITKKAPDSIFYAKNCSPLIIGASSDGEIYFSSSDAPLIGLVEHVVYLQDGDVGCMKIGAFKALKGAKKLDSTRGYAQKEGYRYFMEKEIYEQHKVLLETMMGRVSEGDINLSEIESSFFDDVQSLTICACGTSYHAGLSAKYLFERLAKIKTNVVIASEFRYAQPVMNTNELFIVISQSGETADTLEALKLAKKHGLKSLAICNVDNSSIVRESSASLLTRAGIEKGVASTKAFATQMMLLWILSVYIGKIRGHIRKNELKAHIAQMVDSVKSTQVDIHLHEHIKRLSKRYLHGHGFFFIGRDIFYPLALEGALKLKEISYLHAEGYPGGEMKHGPIALADAELFTLALMPKHLLFDKIKSNVEELSARDATICAVSEEQIKGVDDMIMIAPAQSYMEEFFAMMVALQLFALEVAVRLGNDVDMPRNLAKSVTVE comes from the coding sequence ATGTGCGGAATTGTCGGCTACATCGGGGATAAAGAAAAAAAGCAGATTCTATTAAATGGCCTAAAAGAGCTAGAATATCGCGGCTATGATAGTGCGGGCATTGCGGTATTAAGCCAAAATGAGTTGCAGACATTTCGTGCTGTGGGCAAATTAGAGAATCTAGCATCTAAATGCAGGGATTTTACTTCAAATGGCTTTGGTGTGAGCATTGGGCATACGCGCTGGGCGACACATGGCAAGCCCACAGAGGCAAACGCCCACCCACACATCGCCGCTTTTAGCAATGTCGTGCATAATGGTATTATTGAAAATTATCAAGAAATTAAAAATACTCTAGAATCTAAAGGGCATACTTTTCTCTCACAAACTGACACAGAAGTGATTGTGCATTTATTTGAGGAATACACAAAGCAGCACAAAGATTGCCTAAGCGCATTTAAGGCTACTATCGCAGATTTAAAGGGTGCATTTGCGATTTTGCTCATCACCAAAAAAGCGCCAGATTCTATATTTTATGCCAAAAATTGCTCGCCTTTAATTATTGGCGCAAGTAGTGATGGTGAGATTTATTTTTCAAGCTCTGATGCGCCGCTTATTGGGCTAGTTGAACATGTCGTGTATCTGCAAGATGGCGATGTGGGCTGTATGAAAATAGGCGCTTTTAAGGCGCTAAAAGGCGCTAAAAAGCTTGATAGTACAAGAGGTTATGCGCAAAAAGAGGGCTATCGCTACTTTATGGAAAAAGAAATTTATGAGCAGCATAAAGTGCTACTAGAAACGATGATGGGGCGCGTAAGCGAGGGTGATATAAATTTAAGCGAGATAGAATCTAGCTTTTTTGATGATGTGCAAAGCCTGACTATTTGTGCGTGCGGGACGAGCTATCACGCGGGATTAAGTGCGAAATATCTCTTTGAGCGATTGGCAAAGATTAAGACAAATGTGGTGATTGCAAGCGAATTTCGCTACGCGCAGCCGGTTATGAATACAAATGAGCTTTTTATTGTCATTTCCCAAAGCGGCGAGACTGCCGATACGCTTGAAGCCCTGAAACTCGCTAAAAAGCATGGATTAAAAAGTTTAGCAATTTGTAATGTCGATAATAGCTCCATTGTGAGAGAATCTAGCGCCTCACTGCTCACGCGCGCAGGCATTGAAAAGGGTGTGGCAAGCACAAAAGCCTTTGCTACGCAAATGATGCTTTTGTGGATTCTAAGCGTGTATATTGGCAAAATACGCGGGCATATTCGCAAAAATGAGCTTAAAGCGCATATCGCGCAAATGGTAGATTCTGTAAAAAGCACGCAGGTGGATATTCACTTGCATGAGCATATCAAACGCCTCTCCAAGCGCTATTTGCATGGGCATGGATTTTTCTTTATCGGGCGGGATATTTTTTATCCCCTAGCACTTGAGGGCGCGCTCAAGCTTAAAGAGATTAGCTACCTGCATGCGGAGGGCTATCCAGGCGGAGAAATGAAGCATGGACCTATAGCATTAGCCGATGCGGAGCTTTTTACCCTAGCACTTATGCCAAAACACTTGCTTTTTGATAAGATTAAGAGCAATGTAGAGGAGCTAAGCGCGCGTGATGCGACTATTTGCGCAGTAAGTGAGGAGCAGATTAAAGGTGTAGATGATATGATTATGATTGCGCCAGCGCAGAGCTATATGGAGGAGTTTTTTGCCATGATGGTAGCACTGCAGCTTTTTGCACTTGAAGTGGCGGTGCGCTTAGGCAATGATGTGGATATGCCGCGCAATTTGGCTAAAAGCGTCACGGTGGAGTAG
- a CDS encoding phospholipase A, whose protein sequence is MRYVGFALGLCVHILCAQEVKQDLAKINSPIAQNAPLDAQSPALDSINTESTNTETTDLPNVSPAQADSINPRQIQNLDSINAPKEPPKAITEPAIAESYMALYPHKSVYFLPLYHSFTKPALGDKDTESKFQFSFRMRLIKELFSPYGALYFAYTQTAWFQNYNKMDSRPFRDFDYQPEFFYSYKYPLSFLGGAFKEITLGYNHISNGERELRSRTQNRILLNMRWEYETQHIGTFGIKLGVWTYIGEHVPGFIHDNGDLPLYRGYNDIGLYYKSNRHLLEFYARPPIAARYYPFFELGYTLRVSENLGLYCQYINGYGDNMFEYQQYARRIGVGFRLWNK, encoded by the coding sequence ATGCGTTATGTGGGGTTTGCGTTAGGATTATGCGTGCATATATTGTGCGCGCAAGAAGTAAAGCAAGACTTAGCCAAAATAAATTCGCCCATAGCACAAAATGCGCCACTTGATGCACAATCCCCCGCGCTAGATTCTATAAATACAGAATCTACAAATACAGAAACTACAGACCTTCCAAATGTATCGCCCGCTCAAGCAGATTCTATAAATCCTCGCCAAATACAGAATCTAGATTCTATAAATGCTCCAAAAGAGCCGCCCAAAGCTATCACAGAGCCTGCTATTGCAGAATCTTATATGGCGCTCTATCCACATAAATCAGTGTATTTTCTCCCCCTTTACCATAGCTTTACAAAGCCCGCTTTAGGCGATAAAGATACAGAATCTAAATTCCAATTTAGCTTTAGAATGCGCCTTATAAAAGAGCTATTTTCGCCCTATGGCGCACTATACTTTGCCTACACGCAAACAGCATGGTTTCAAAACTACAATAAAATGGATTCGCGCCCCTTTAGGGACTTTGATTATCAGCCAGAATTTTTTTATAGCTATAAATACCCTCTAAGCTTCCTAGGCGGGGCATTTAAAGAAATCACACTAGGGTATAATCACATCTCAAATGGCGAAAGAGAGTTGCGCTCACGCACGCAAAATCGCATTTTGCTCAATATGCGCTGGGAATATGAGACGCAGCATATAGGCACATTTGGCATAAAACTTGGCGTGTGGACGTATATAGGCGAGCATGTGCCGGGCTTTATCCATGATAATGGCGACTTGCCCTTGTATCGCGGATATAATGATATAGGGCTGTATTATAAGAGTAATCGCCATTTGCTTGAATTTTACGCGCGTCCGCCCATTGCGGCGAGGTATTATCCATTTTTTGAGCTAGGCTACACGCTAAGGGTGAGTGAGAATCTAGGGCTATACTGCCAATACATTAACGGCTATGGGGATAATATGTTTGAATATCAGCAATACGCAAGGCGCATAGGCGTGGGCTTCCGCTTGTGGAATAAATAA